A window of the Bacteroides thetaiotaomicron VPI-5482 genome harbors these coding sequences:
- a CDS encoding DUF6340 family protein: MAKFYSLAFVSLLLLAFGSCQSLEQISIDYMQPGDMTFPSQLRKVAIVNNTSTEPDNKLITQTEKPKENVPEISHATAYANGNVKIAAESLAEEIAHQNYFDVVVICDSALRANDKFPRESTLSQEEVQQLTSDLGVDCIIAMENLQFKATKTVRYIRDFNCYLGTVDVKAYPTVKVYLPSRSKPMTTLHPTDSIFWEEYGGSVTETFAHMIPDAQMLREASEFAGTIPVKQLLPFWKTGKRYLYTGGSVQMRDAAIFVRENSWDRAFELWEQVYNGTKKEKKKMKAALNIAVYYEMKDSLAKAEEWAVKAQQLAQKVDKKNIPENAAYATIDDVPNYYLTTLYANELKERNSQLPKLKMQMERFNDDF, translated from the coding sequence ATGGCAAAATTCTATTCACTGGCATTTGTTTCTCTGCTACTGTTGGCATTCGGCAGCTGTCAAAGCCTGGAGCAGATTTCTATTGACTATATGCAGCCCGGAGATATGACTTTCCCTTCTCAACTCCGTAAAGTGGCTATCGTGAATAACACCAGCACCGAACCGGATAACAAGCTGATCACACAGACCGAAAAGCCGAAAGAAAACGTACCCGAAATAAGCCACGCCACAGCGTATGCCAATGGTAACGTTAAGATTGCGGCTGAATCGCTGGCGGAAGAAATCGCGCATCAGAACTATTTCGATGTAGTGGTGATCTGTGATTCCGCTTTACGGGCCAATGACAAGTTTCCTCGTGAAAGTACACTGAGTCAGGAGGAAGTCCAACAGCTGACATCAGACTTGGGAGTGGACTGTATCATCGCCATGGAAAACCTGCAATTCAAAGCGACCAAAACGGTTCGTTATATCCGTGATTTTAACTGCTACCTGGGGACAGTGGATGTAAAAGCCTACCCGACGGTGAAAGTATACCTGCCCTCACGCAGCAAACCGATGACTACGCTACACCCCACCGACAGTATCTTTTGGGAAGAATACGGAGGATCGGTAACAGAAACATTTGCACACATGATACCTGATGCACAGATGCTACGGGAAGCTTCTGAATTTGCAGGGACTATCCCTGTCAAACAGCTACTCCCTTTCTGGAAGACAGGCAAACGATACTTGTACACCGGCGGCTCCGTACAGATGCGTGACGCGGCAATCTTTGTCCGTGAAAATTCATGGGACAGAGCTTTCGAACTTTGGGAACAAGTGTACAACGGAACCAAGAAGGAAAAGAAAAAGATGAAAGCTGCCCTCAATATCGCTGTTTATTATGAGATGAAAGACAGCTTGGCAAAAGCAGAAGAATGGGCAGTCAAAGCACAGCAACTTGCCCAAAAAGTAGATAAGAAAAACATTCCCGAAAATGCGGCGTACGCCACCATTGACGATGTACCGAATTACTACCTTACAACCCTTTATGCAAATGAATTGAAGGAACGTAACAGTCAATTGCCCAAGCTAAAAATGCAAATGGAGCGATTTAATGATGATTTTTAA
- the secA gene encoding preprotein translocase subunit SecA, whose product MGFNEFLSSIFGNKSTRDMKEIKPWVEKIKAAYPEIEALDNDALRAKTEELKKYIRESATDERAKVEELKASIESTELEDREEVFAQIDKIEKEILEKYEKALEEVLPVAFSIVKATAKRFTENEEIVVTATEFDRHLAATKDFVRIEGDKAIYQNHWNAGGNDTVWNMIHYDVQLFGGVVLHKGKIAEMATGEGKTLVATLPVFLNALTGNGVHVVTVNDYLAKRDSEWMGPLYMFHGLSVDCIDRHQPNSDARRQAYLADITFGTNNEFGFDYLRDNMAISPKDLVQRQHNYAIVDEVDSVLIDDARTPLIISGPVPKGDDQLFEQLRPLVERLVEAQKALATKYLSEAKRLIASNDKKEVEEGFLALYRSHKCLPKNKALIKFLSEQGIKAGMLKTEEIYMEQNNKRMHEVTEPLYFVIEEKLNSVDLTDKGIDLITGNSEDPTLFVLPDIAAQLSELENQNLTNEQLLEKKDELLTNYAIKSERVHTINQLLKAYTMFEKDDEYVVIDGQVKIVDEQTGRIMEGRRYSDGLHQAIEAKERVKVEAATQTFATITLQNYFRMYHKLSGMTGTAETEAGELWDIYKLDVVVIPTNRPIARKDMNDRVYKTKREKYKAVIEEIEKLVQAGRPVLVGTTSVEISEMLSKMLTMRKIEHSVLNAKLHQKEAEIVAKAGFSCAVTIATNMAGRGTDIKLSPEVKAAGGLAIIGTERHESRRVDRQLRGRAGRQGDPGSSVFFVSLEDDLMRLFSSDRIASVMDKLGFQEGEMIEHKMISNSIERAQKKVEENNFGIRKRLLEYDDVMNKQRTVVYTKRRHALMGERIGMDIVNMIWDRCANAIENNDYEGCQMELLQTLAMETPFTEEEFRNEKKDTLAEKTFNIAMENFKRKTERLAQIANPVIKQVYENQGHMYENILIPITDGKRMYNISCNLKAAYESESKEVVKAFEKSILLHVIDEAWKENLRELDELKHSVQNASYEQKDPLLIYKLESVTLFDAMVNKINNQTISILMRGQIPVQEAPADEQQPRRVEVRQAAPEQRQDMSKYREQKQDLSDPNQQAAASQDTREQQKREPIRAEKTVGRNDPCPCGSGKKYKNCHGQNA is encoded by the coding sequence ATGGGATTTAATGAATTTTTAAGCTCGATTTTCGGAAACAAATCCACACGAGACATGAAAGAAATCAAACCCTGGGTAGAAAAGATCAAAGCTGCCTACCCGGAGATTGAAGCACTGGACAACGATGCCCTCCGTGCCAAAACGGAAGAACTCAAAAAATACATCCGCGAATCGGCTACTGACGAACGCGCTAAAGTGGAAGAACTTAAAGCGAGCATCGAAAGCACCGAACTGGAAGACCGCGAAGAAGTCTTTGCACAAATAGATAAGATAGAGAAAGAAATTCTCGAAAAATACGAGAAAGCACTGGAAGAAGTATTGCCCGTAGCTTTCTCTATCGTCAAAGCAACTGCCAAACGATTTACGGAAAACGAAGAAATCGTAGTAACCGCGACTGAATTCGACCGCCATCTGGCTGCCACCAAAGACTTTGTACGCATTGAAGGCGACAAAGCCATCTACCAGAACCACTGGAATGCCGGCGGCAATGATACGGTATGGAACATGATTCATTACGACGTTCAGCTGTTCGGTGGTGTCGTTCTGCACAAAGGTAAGATTGCGGAAATGGCAACCGGTGAAGGTAAAACTCTCGTTGCTACCCTTCCGGTATTCCTGAACGCGCTGACCGGAAACGGTGTGCATGTAGTAACCGTGAACGACTACCTTGCCAAACGTGACTCCGAATGGATGGGCCCGCTTTATATGTTCCACGGTTTGAGCGTAGATTGCATCGACCGCCATCAGCCGAACTCCGACGCCCGTCGTCAGGCATACCTTGCCGACATCACGTTCGGTACCAACAATGAATTCGGTTTCGACTACCTGCGTGACAACATGGCTATCAGCCCGAAAGACCTTGTTCAACGCCAGCACAACTACGCCATCGTCGATGAGGTTGACTCGGTATTGATTGACGATGCCCGTACTCCGCTGATTATTTCCGGTCCGGTGCCGAAGGGCGACGACCAACTGTTCGAACAGCTCCGTCCGCTGGTAGAACGTCTGGTAGAAGCTCAAAAAGCATTGGCAACCAAATACCTTTCCGAAGCCAAACGACTGATTGCCTCCAACGACAAGAAGGAAGTGGAAGAAGGATTCCTTGCCCTTTATCGTAGCCACAAGTGTCTTCCGAAGAATAAGGCATTGATCAAGTTCCTCAGTGAACAGGGTATCAAAGCCGGCATGCTGAAGACCGAAGAAATCTACATGGAGCAGAACAACAAGCGTATGCACGAAGTGACCGAACCGTTGTACTTCGTCATCGAAGAAAAACTGAACAGCGTAGACCTCACAGATAAAGGTATCGACCTGATCACCGGTAACTCCGAAGACCCGACATTGTTCGTGCTGCCGGATATCGCCGCACAACTCTCCGAACTGGAAAATCAAAACCTGACCAACGAACAACTGCTGGAAAAGAAAGATGAGCTGCTGACTAACTACGCCATCAAATCGGAGCGCGTACACACCATCAACCAGTTGCTGAAGGCTTACACCATGTTCGAGAAAGATGACGAATATGTTGTGATCGACGGACAGGTGAAGATTGTAGACGAGCAGACCGGACGTATCATGGAAGGCCGCCGCTACTCCGACGGATTACACCAAGCTATCGAAGCGAAAGAACGTGTGAAAGTAGAAGCCGCCACACAGACCTTCGCAACGATCACTTTGCAGAACTACTTCCGTATGTATCACAAGCTGTCCGGTATGACCGGTACTGCCGAAACGGAAGCAGGCGAACTTTGGGACATCTACAAATTGGATGTAGTCGTTATCCCGACTAACCGCCCGATCGCAAGGAAGGATATGAACGACCGCGTTTACAAAACCAAACGCGAAAAGTATAAAGCCGTTATCGAAGAAATCGAAAAACTAGTGCAGGCAGGACGTCCGGTACTGGTAGGTACGACTTCGGTAGAAATCTCCGAAATGCTGAGCAAAATGCTTACCATGCGTAAGATCGAACACAGCGTACTGAATGCGAAGTTGCACCAGAAAGAAGCTGAAATTGTAGCAAAAGCCGGTTTCAGTTGTGCAGTGACCATCGCTACCAACATGGCAGGTCGTGGTACCGACATCAAGCTGAGTCCGGAAGTAAAAGCCGCAGGCGGTTTGGCCATCATCGGTACGGAACGTCACGAATCCCGTCGTGTAGACCGCCAGTTGCGTGGTCGTGCAGGACGTCAGGGTGACCCGGGTTCTTCTGTATTCTTCGTGTCACTGGAAGATGACTTGATGCGTCTGTTCTCTTCCGACCGTATTGCCAGTGTAATGGACAAACTCGGTTTCCAGGAAGGCGAAATGATCGAGCACAAGATGATCTCCAACTCTATCGAGCGTGCACAGAAGAAGGTGGAAGAAAACAACTTCGGTATCCGTAAACGTCTGTTGGAATATGACGACGTGATGAACAAGCAACGTACCGTTGTTTATACCAAACGCCGCCACGCCCTGATGGGTGAACGTATCGGTATGGATATCGTTAATATGATCTGGGACCGTTGCGCGAATGCGATCGAGAACAATGACTACGAAGGCTGTCAGATGGAACTGCTCCAGACATTGGCTATGGAAACTCCGTTCACCGAAGAAGAATTCCGTAATGAAAAGAAGGACACATTGGCAGAAAAGACATTCAACATTGCCATGGAAAACTTCAAACGCAAAACGGAACGCCTGGCACAAATCGCTAATCCGGTCATCAAACAAGTATACGAAAACCAGGGACATATGTACGAAAACATTCTGATTCCTATCACAGACGGAAAACGGATGTATAACATCTCCTGCAATCTGAAAGCGGCTTACGAGTCCGAATCAAAGGAGGTGGTGAAAGCTTTCGAAAAGTCTATCCTGCTGCACGTTATCGACGAAGCATGGAAAGAAAACCTGCGTGAGCTGGATGAGTTGAAACACTCTGTTCAGAACGCAAGCTACGAACAGAAAGACCCGCTGTTGATCTACAAACTGGAATCCGTAACACTGTTTGACGCTATGGTGAACAAGATCAATAACCAAACTATCTCCATCCTGATGCGCGGACAGATCCCTGTACAGGAAGCTCCGGCAGACGAACAACAGCCACGCCGCGTAGAAGTACGCCAGGCTGCTCCCGAGCAACGTCAGGATATGAGCAAGTATCGTGAACAGAAACAAGACCTCAGTGATCCGAACCAGCAGGCTGCTGCCAGTCAGGATACTCGCGAGCAACAAAAACGCGAACCGATCCGTGCGGAAAAGACGGTAGGACGCAATGATCCTTGCCCATGCGGAAGCGGTAAGAAATATAAAAACTGCCACGGACAGAATGCTTAA
- a CDS encoding alkaline phosphatase family protein, whose protein sequence is MKGLLTSLITVLTFTGLQAQSLPTAPKLVVGLTIDQLRTDYLEAFSSLYGERGFKRLWKEGRVFHNAEYTFSGVDRASAMAAIYSGSTPSVNGIISNRWMDVATLRPVNSTDDAAFMGYYTDQTCAPTKLLTSTIADELKIATQGKGIVYAIAPFCDAAIFAAGHAGNGAFWINPTTGKWSGTTYYGEFPWWASQYNDRQAIDSRISSVTWEPVFPRGMYTFLPDWRDVVFKYKFDDDRNNKFRRFITSPFVNDEVNALAEEAIGKGSVGMDDITDLLALTYYAGNYAHKSVQECAMEIQDTYVRLDRSIANLLDLLDKKVGLQNVLIFVTSTGYTDSESTDSGLYKIPTGEFHLNRCTALLNMFLMATYGEGKYVEAYHDQQIYLNHKLLEQKQLNLTEVQEKSADFLMQFSGVNEAYSAHRLLLGSWTPEIYRIRNGYHRKRSGDLVIDVLPGWTIVSENGNENKVVRHSYIPAPLIFMGHSVKPAIIQTPVTIDHIAPTLAHFMRIRAPNASSSAPITDLR, encoded by the coding sequence ATGAAAGGACTACTAACTTCCCTGATTACCGTACTGACCTTCACCGGGCTACAAGCTCAGTCGTTGCCTACTGCCCCTAAACTTGTGGTAGGACTCACGATTGACCAGTTGCGTACGGACTATCTGGAAGCTTTTTCGTCGCTCTACGGCGAGAGAGGCTTCAAACGCCTTTGGAAAGAGGGAAGAGTATTCCACAATGCAGAATATACATTCAGCGGTGTAGACCGTGCCTCTGCCATGGCAGCCATCTACAGCGGATCAACGCCTTCCGTCAACGGGATCATTTCCAACCGATGGATGGATGTAGCTACCCTACGCCCTGTCAACAGTACGGACGATGCGGCCTTCATGGGTTATTACACCGATCAGACCTGTGCCCCTACCAAATTATTAACCTCTACCATTGCCGACGAACTGAAAATAGCGACACAAGGCAAAGGTATCGTATACGCCATCGCCCCTTTCTGCGACGCAGCCATTTTCGCTGCCGGACATGCAGGAAACGGAGCGTTCTGGATCAATCCCACGACCGGAAAATGGAGCGGAACGACTTATTATGGCGAATTCCCCTGGTGGGCAAGCCAATATAACGACCGTCAGGCCATCGACTCCCGCATCTCCAGCGTCACATGGGAACCGGTTTTCCCACGTGGTATGTACACTTTCCTGCCAGATTGGCGGGACGTAGTGTTCAAATATAAATTTGACGACGACCGCAACAATAAGTTCCGCCGTTTCATCACCAGCCCGTTCGTCAACGATGAAGTAAATGCCCTCGCAGAAGAAGCAATCGGCAAAGGTTCGGTCGGCATGGATGACATTACTGACTTATTGGCACTTACTTATTATGCAGGCAACTATGCGCACAAGTCCGTACAAGAGTGTGCCATGGAAATACAGGACACTTATGTACGCCTCGACCGCAGCATCGCCAACCTGCTTGACCTGCTCGACAAGAAAGTAGGCTTGCAGAATGTGCTTATCTTCGTCACTTCCACCGGATATACGGACAGCGAATCGACGGATTCGGGACTGTACAAAATACCGACCGGAGAGTTTCACCTCAACCGCTGCACCGCCTTGCTGAACATGTTTCTGATGGCCACTTACGGCGAAGGAAAATATGTAGAAGCCTATCACGACCAGCAAATCTATCTGAACCACAAGTTACTGGAACAAAAGCAACTGAACCTGACAGAAGTGCAGGAAAAGTCTGCCGACTTCCTGATGCAGTTCAGCGGAGTAAATGAGGCATATTCCGCCCACCGACTTCTCCTGGGTTCATGGACTCCGGAAATATACAGAATACGCAACGGCTATCACCGCAAGCGTTCCGGCGACCTCGTGATCGACGTGTTGCCGGGATGGACTATCGTCAGCGAAAACGGCAACGAGAACAAGGTGGTACGTCATTCCTATATCCCCGCACCGCTGATCTTCATGGGTCACTCCGTGAAACCGGCCATCATTCAGACACCTGTAACAATCGACCATATTGCGCCTACACTGGCTCATTTCATGCGCATACGGGCTCCCAATGCTTCTTCTTCGGCTCCTATTACCGATCTTCGGTAA
- a CDS encoding Lnb N-terminal periplasmic domain-containing protein, which translates to MKRTILYPLLTLYLLIFSNGQAIASGNDSIRLSLLTCAPGEEIYSLFGHTAIRYEDPANGIDAVFNYGLFSFNTPNFILRFSLGETDYQLGATDYARFAAEYAFDGRSVWQQTLNLSKEEKAELIRLLQENYLPENRVYRYNFFYDNCATRPRDKIEESIDGKVIYPAEPQDGSLSFRDIVHQYCKGHPWARFGIDLCIGSEADRPITQRQMMFAPFYLMDAFAGAQIVHDSVQRPLVSGKELIVDALPEEEEGGWMPTPFQCSLLLFILTAAATIYSIRKRTGLWGVDLILFGAAGIVGCVLAFLALFSEHPAVSSNFLLLVFHPGQLLLLPYIIYCVRKGKKCWYLTLNLVVLTLFMVLFPLIPQRFDLAVVPLALCLLIRSASNLILTSKKK; encoded by the coding sequence ATGAAACGGACAATTCTATATCCATTACTGACTCTTTATCTGCTTATCTTTTCAAACGGACAAGCCATAGCTTCTGGCAACGACTCCATCCGCCTCAGCCTGCTGACTTGCGCCCCCGGTGAAGAAATATACTCCCTGTTCGGACATACAGCCATCCGCTACGAAGATCCGGCCAACGGAATAGATGCCGTATTCAACTATGGACTATTCAGCTTCAATACTCCCAACTTCATCCTCCGTTTTTCACTCGGTGAGACAGACTACCAGCTGGGAGCTACCGACTACGCCCGTTTCGCGGCGGAATATGCCTTCGACGGGCGCAGCGTCTGGCAACAGACACTCAACCTGAGCAAAGAAGAAAAAGCGGAACTCATCCGACTACTGCAAGAAAACTATCTTCCCGAAAACAGAGTTTACCGGTATAATTTCTTTTATGACAACTGCGCTACACGCCCGCGCGATAAAATAGAAGAAAGCATTGACGGAAAGGTAATATATCCCGCAGAGCCGCAAGACGGTTCGCTATCTTTCCGCGATATCGTACATCAATACTGCAAAGGCCATCCGTGGGCCCGCTTCGGCATCGACCTCTGCATCGGTAGCGAAGCAGACCGCCCCATCACGCAACGCCAAATGATGTTTGCCCCCTTTTACCTGATGGATGCTTTCGCAGGCGCCCAAATCGTCCATGATTCGGTTCAGCGTCCGCTCGTATCCGGCAAGGAGCTGATCGTAGACGCCCTTCCCGAGGAAGAAGAAGGCGGTTGGATGCCCACCCCGTTCCAATGTTCCCTCCTGCTTTTTATACTTACCGCAGCTGCTACTATCTACAGCATCCGCAAAAGGACAGGACTCTGGGGTGTCGACCTTATTTTATTCGGTGCCGCAGGCATCGTGGGCTGTGTGCTGGCCTTCCTCGCCCTATTCTCCGAACATCCGGCTGTCAGCTCCAATTTCTTATTGCTGGTATTCCATCCGGGACAGCTTCTGCTCCTTCCATACATCATTTATTGTGTCCGAAAAGGAAAGAAATGCTGGTATTTGACGCTGAATTTAGTCGTTTTAACACTTTTTATGGTGCTTTTTCCGCTAATTCCGCAGAGATTTGACTTAGCTGTTGTACCTTTGGCACTCTGTTTGCTGATACGTTCAGCGAGCAATTTGATATTGACCTCTAAAAAGAAATAA
- a CDS encoding type III pantothenate kinase, with product MNLIIDIGNTTAKVALFNRSEMVEVLTESNQSLDSLEALCSKYRIERGIVATVVDLNERILAELAALPFPLLWLNHETPLPVGNLYETPETLGYDRIAAVVGANEQFPHNDILVIDAGTCITYEFIDSKGQYHGGNISPGMQMRYKALHQFTGRLPLIDSNGRKLPMGRDTETAIRAGVLKGMEYEISGYIEAMKHKYPELLVFLTGGDDFSFDSSVKSAIFADRFLVLKGLNRILNYNNGRI from the coding sequence TTGAACTTAATTATCGACATAGGAAATACGACAGCGAAAGTTGCCCTCTTCAATAGAAGTGAGATGGTGGAGGTGTTGACCGAATCCAATCAATCATTGGATAGCTTGGAGGCTCTTTGCTCCAAATACCGGATTGAGCGGGGGATTGTAGCTACTGTCGTCGATTTGAACGAACGGATACTTGCCGAACTGGCTGCTTTGCCGTTCCCCCTGTTATGGCTCAATCATGAGACTCCGCTGCCGGTAGGTAATCTGTACGAAACTCCCGAGACATTGGGATACGACCGGATAGCTGCCGTAGTGGGGGCCAACGAGCAGTTTCCTCATAATGACATCTTGGTCATTGATGCGGGCACTTGCATCACTTATGAGTTTATTGACTCGAAAGGACAATATCATGGCGGTAATATTTCTCCCGGCATGCAGATGCGCTATAAAGCGCTTCACCAGTTTACCGGACGCTTGCCGCTGATAGACTCCAACGGGCGCAAACTGCCGATGGGAAGGGATACGGAAACTGCCATCCGTGCAGGGGTGCTGAAAGGAATGGAATATGAAATTTCAGGTTATATTGAGGCTATGAAGCATAAATATCCTGAACTTTTGGTTTTTTTAACGGGCGGAGATGACTTTTCTTTTGATAGCAGCGTAAAAAGTGCCATCTTTGCAGATAGATTTTTAGTGTTGAAAGGATTAAATAGAATTTTAAACTATAATAATGGTAGGATTTAA
- a CDS encoding outer membrane protein transport protein: MVGFKHTIWALLLMMVTGTAIAQNNTNSPYTRYGYGDLSDQSFGNSKAMGGIAFGLRDGAQINPTNPASYTAIDSLTFLFEGGVSLQNMNISGGGLKLNAKNASFDYLAMQFRLAPWMAMSVGLLPYSNVGYTVSDSQTTDNGLAYSRSFTGDGGLHQMYVGAGVKVLKNLSVGVNASYFWGDITRTRGMFYPGTSSYDSYQRKMVTSISDYKLDFGAQYTQALNKKSSLTIGAVYSPKHKLNNDYTSIVIMGASSSSYGTEYKDVLDATFELPNTFGVGFTYNYDKRLTVGADYSLQQWSKTNFGVVTSDENVRQDFNETFTYCDRTKISVGAEYIPNLIGRSYFAHIKYRLGAYYTTPYYKIDGKKASREYGVTAGFGLPVPRSRSILSISGQFVRVKGLETNMVNENIFRVSIGLTFNERWFFKRRVE, from the coding sequence ATGGTAGGATTTAAACACACGATTTGGGCGCTTTTGCTCATGATGGTTACCGGAACGGCAATCGCTCAAAATAATACAAACTCTCCTTACACACGATATGGCTATGGCGACTTGTCCGATCAAAGTTTCGGAAATAGCAAGGCGATGGGTGGAATTGCTTTCGGACTCAGGGATGGAGCACAGATCAATCCAACGAATCCTGCTTCCTATACGGCCATTGATTCGTTGACGTTCCTGTTCGAAGGGGGTGTCAGTTTACAGAATATGAATATTAGTGGTGGTGGCCTGAAGTTGAATGCCAAAAACGCCAGTTTCGATTATCTCGCTATGCAGTTCCGGTTGGCTCCGTGGATGGCGATGAGTGTCGGATTGTTGCCATATTCTAATGTGGGGTATACGGTGTCTGATAGTCAGACTACGGACAATGGTTTGGCATATAGCAGAAGTTTTACCGGCGACGGTGGTTTGCATCAAATGTACGTTGGTGCTGGTGTAAAAGTACTTAAGAATCTCTCTGTCGGTGTGAATGCATCTTATTTTTGGGGAGATATAACCCGTACAAGAGGAATGTTCTATCCGGGAACATCTTCTTATGATTCCTATCAGCGAAAAATGGTAACCTCGATTTCTGATTATAAATTGGATTTCGGTGCACAATATACACAGGCTTTGAATAAAAAGAGTTCTTTGACGATTGGTGCTGTATATTCTCCTAAACATAAGTTGAATAATGATTATACGTCAATTGTAATCATGGGAGCATCTAGTTCAAGTTATGGAACTGAATATAAGGATGTCTTGGATGCTACATTTGAATTACCCAATACCTTTGGAGTCGGATTTACATATAACTATGACAAGCGTTTGACAGTTGGTGCAGATTATAGCTTACAGCAATGGTCAAAAACTAATTTTGGCGTAGTAACAAGTGACGAGAATGTACGTCAGGACTTTAATGAAACTTTCACTTATTGTGATCGTACAAAAATATCAGTAGGTGCGGAATACATTCCTAATTTGATAGGACGTTCCTATTTCGCCCACATAAAATACCGTTTAGGAGCTTATTATACGACACCGTATTATAAGATTGATGGGAAAAAGGCTTCACGTGAATATGGTGTAACTGCCGGTTTCGGTCTGCCTGTTCCCCGTTCGCGTTCCATACTTAGTATCAGTGGACAGTTTGTCCGCGTAAAAGGACTGGAGACGAACATGGTGAATGAAAATATCTTCCGCGTGAGTATCGGGCTTACGTTCAACGAACGTTGGTTCTTCAAGCGTAGGGTAGAGTAA
- the lptC gene encoding LPS export ABC transporter periplasmic protein LptC encodes MLRKRSNRLLHKSISITIAFGAIVMLLSFSSCGGKKNTLGDAITERDSLPVMNTLGVTTLISDSGVTRYRVNTEEWTVYDRKKPSYWAFEKGVYLEQFDSIFNIEASIKADTAYYYDKQKLWKLIGNVDIQNRKGERFNTELLYWNEATQKVYSDKFIRIQQPDRVITGHGFDSNQQMTVYVIQNIEGIFYVDENGGTAQPEVKALPPDSTKKDSVK; translated from the coding sequence ATGTTGCGAAAACGAAGTAACCGTTTGTTGCATAAAAGCATAAGCATAACAATTGCCTTCGGGGCAATTGTTATGCTTCTTTCATTTTCTTCCTGCGGCGGTAAGAAGAATACGCTGGGCGACGCCATCACAGAACGTGATTCATTACCGGTGATGAATACACTGGGAGTAACTACTCTTATATCCGACTCGGGAGTGACACGTTATCGGGTGAATACAGAAGAATGGACGGTGTACGACCGCAAGAAACCTTCCTATTGGGCATTTGAAAAGGGAGTTTATCTGGAACAATTTGATTCTATCTTTAATATTGAAGCCAGCATCAAGGCAGATACCGCTTATTATTATGATAAGCAGAAACTCTGGAAACTGATAGGGAATGTAGATATACAGAACCGGAAAGGGGAGCGTTTCAATACCGAGTTGCTTTATTGGAACGAGGCAACTCAAAAAGTCTATTCCGACAAGTTTATACGTATCCAGCAGCCGGATCGTGTAATTACCGGACATGGTTTTGACTCCAATCAGCAAATGACCGTTTATGTCATTCAGAATATTGAGGGCATTTTCTATGTTGACGAAAATGGGGGAACTGCTCAACCGGAAGTAAAAGCATTGCCGCCGGATTCGACGAAAAAAGATTCTGTGAAATAA